Proteins co-encoded in one Funiculus sociatus GB2-C1 genomic window:
- the glyS gene encoding glycine--tRNA ligase subunit beta, with amino-acid sequence MSTFLLEVGTEELPANFVDAAIAQWRSRIPTSLTENSLTSEKIEVYATPRRLAVLIEGLPTQQPDREEEVKGPPAQAAFKDGKPTKAAEGFARKLGVELDQLEIRPTDKGDFVFVRQTIPGRPTVEILTQLVWQWIFGLEGKRFMRWGDGDLKFPRPIGWLVALWDDQVLPIEIVNGSETIKSDRTTRAHRVLHPELVTISQASDYVNGLRSAFVEVDPQARKTKIQEQVQAAAKKLNGYSEIYPDLLQEVTNLAELPTAVIGNFDPEFLSLPPEVITTVMVTHQRYFPVFKDENKTELIPYFITISNGDPAKSDIIAEGNGRVIRARLADGQYFYKTDLSQPLESYLPKLEKVTFQEDLGSVREKVERLGKIASSISEQLQLSADERQNIQRAALLCKADLVTQMVGEFPELQGVMGQKYALASGESEAVAAAIFEHYLPRGAGDKLPQNLTSQVVGLADRLDTLVSIFGLGMLPTGSSDPFALRRAANAVLNITWAADLANITWAADLAINLHQLLQGAVADFVVKHPKNQGEKLLRNLQEFFLQRIRNLLQDERNIDYDLVNAVLGENDPEYTERALKDLLDVRDRALFLQSIRNNGKLDEIYETVNRSTRLASQGDLDKVELSPSAVVRPELFQKSSEQAFYDAIVQLVPETKASQEQRNYQQLVDALSKIAPTVSTFFDGAESVLVMDADLEIRKNRLNLLGLLRNHARVLADFGAIVKS; translated from the coding sequence ATGAGTACGTTTTTATTGGAAGTTGGTACAGAAGAATTACCTGCAAATTTTGTGGATGCAGCGATCGCGCAGTGGCGATCGCGCATTCCTACAAGTCTTACTGAAAATAGCCTCACTAGCGAGAAAATTGAAGTTTACGCCACCCCCCGGCGTTTAGCCGTGCTAATTGAAGGTTTGCCGACTCAGCAACCGGATCGGGAAGAAGAAGTTAAAGGGCCACCAGCACAGGCGGCGTTTAAAGATGGCAAACCTACCAAGGCCGCAGAAGGGTTCGCTCGTAAGCTGGGGGTGGAACTCGATCAGTTGGAAATTCGCCCCACCGATAAAGGGGATTTTGTCTTTGTTCGCCAAACCATCCCCGGACGACCAACGGTTGAAATTCTCACACAGCTGGTTTGGCAATGGATTTTCGGATTAGAAGGGAAGCGGTTTATGCGCTGGGGAGATGGGGATCTGAAGTTTCCCCGTCCGATTGGCTGGTTGGTGGCTTTGTGGGATGACCAGGTGCTGCCAATTGAGATTGTAAATGGTTCCGAGACGATTAAGAGCGATCGCACAACCCGCGCTCATCGCGTCTTGCACCCCGAACTCGTGACAATTTCCCAAGCTTCAGATTATGTCAATGGTCTACGTTCTGCCTTTGTGGAAGTTGACCCCCAGGCGCGGAAAACCAAAATTCAAGAACAAGTACAGGCTGCTGCTAAAAAGCTCAATGGCTACTCTGAAATATACCCAGATTTGCTCCAAGAAGTCACTAATTTAGCTGAATTGCCTACAGCAGTTATTGGTAACTTTGACCCGGAATTCTTGAGTTTACCGCCAGAAGTAATTACTACTGTCATGGTGACTCATCAGCGTTATTTTCCAGTATTTAAAGATGAGAACAAAACCGAGTTAATCCCCTATTTTATCACAATCTCTAATGGTGATCCAGCCAAATCAGACATTATTGCTGAAGGCAATGGTCGAGTGATTCGCGCCCGTTTAGCTGATGGTCAGTATTTCTACAAAACTGATTTATCTCAGCCTTTAGAAAGTTATTTGCCCAAACTGGAAAAAGTCACTTTTCAAGAAGATTTGGGTTCGGTACGGGAAAAGGTGGAACGGCTGGGAAAAATTGCTAGCAGTATTAGCGAACAACTGCAATTATCAGCGGATGAGCGGCAGAATATCCAACGCGCCGCCTTACTTTGTAAAGCTGACCTTGTGACTCAGATGGTGGGAGAATTTCCAGAATTGCAAGGTGTAATGGGTCAAAAATATGCTTTGGCTAGTGGCGAATCAGAAGCGGTAGCAGCAGCAATTTTTGAGCATTATTTGCCACGAGGAGCCGGGGATAAACTTCCTCAAAATCTAACAAGTCAAGTTGTGGGGCTGGCAGACAGATTGGATACTTTAGTGAGTATCTTTGGGCTGGGAATGTTACCAACAGGTTCTTCAGATCCGTTTGCTCTGCGTCGGGCGGCAAATGCTGTTCTTAACATTACTTGGGCGGCAGATTTAGCTAACATTACTTGGGCGGCAGATTTAGCTATTAATTTGCATCAATTGCTGCAAGGAGCTGTGGCAGATTTTGTGGTGAAACATCCGAAAAATCAAGGTGAGAAGTTGTTACGTAATTTGCAGGAATTCTTCTTACAGCGCATCCGTAACTTGCTACAAGATGAGCGAAATATTGACTATGACTTGGTGAATGCGGTACTGGGAGAAAACGATCCGGAGTATACAGAACGGGCGTTAAAGGATTTATTGGATGTACGCGATCGCGCTTTATTTCTCCAAAGTATCCGCAATAATGGCAAGCTAGATGAAATCTACGAAACTGTCAACCGTTCTACTCGTCTGGCTTCCCAAGGCGATTTAGATAAAGTTGAGTTGTCACCATCGGCTGTGGTGCGTCCAGAATTATTTCAAAAATCATCGGAGCAAGCTTTCTACGATGCAATTGTGCAGCTAGTTCCCGAAACTAAAGCATCTCAAGAGCAGCGAAATTATCAGCAGCTAGTAGATGCTTTAAGTAAGATAGCTCCTACTGTTAGCACTTTCTTTGATGGTGCTGAAAGTGTTTTGGTGATGGATGCGGATTTGGAAATCCGCAAGAATCGTTTAAATTTGTTGGGGTTACTGCGGAATCATGCGCGGGTTTTGGCAGATTTTGGCGCAATTGTGAAGAGTTAG
- the murD gene encoding UDP-N-acetylmuramoyl-L-alanine--D-glutamate ligase, producing MPIAHIIGLGKSGIAAARLLKREGYSVTVSDRNTAESLHEQQQQLEDEGITVKLGYSLELVGTLPQLIVVSPGVPWDAPLLVQARELGIETIGEMELAWRYLQSCPWVGITGTNGKTTTTALIAAIFQAAGFHAPACGNIGYAACELALSETPPDWVIAEVSSYQIESSNSIAPRIGVWTTFTPDHLSRHKTLENYYDIKARLLRQARQQVINGDDAYLRKNAPDSFPNACWTSVKGKAKLIGDRDGGVYIEDGWVVAGDEQIVMTSALRMVGEHNLQNLLMAVAAARLAGIEKEAIAIAIANFPGVSHRLEHIRTLAGVDFINDSKATNYDAAQVGLASVNYPAILIAGGEPKAGDDTSWIETIQAKAAAVLLIGSAADTFAKALARVDYSSYEIVETMERAVVRGAELAEQHGAKVVLLSPACASFDQYQNFEERGDHFRQLCQQLA from the coding sequence ATGCCCATCGCTCATATTATCGGTTTGGGAAAGTCGGGAATTGCTGCTGCACGATTGTTAAAACGGGAAGGTTACTCGGTGACGGTAAGCGATCGCAATACCGCCGAAAGCCTGCACGAACAGCAACAACAGCTTGAGGATGAGGGAATTACTGTTAAGCTTGGCTATTCCCTGGAACTGGTTGGTACATTACCCCAGCTGATTGTCGTCAGTCCTGGCGTACCTTGGGATGCACCTTTATTAGTCCAGGCTAGAGAGTTGGGGATCGAGACAATTGGAGAAATGGAACTGGCGTGGCGATATCTCCAGTCTTGTCCTTGGGTGGGAATTACTGGTACTAATGGCAAAACTACGACAACGGCTTTGATTGCGGCGATTTTTCAAGCCGCTGGTTTTCATGCTCCGGCTTGCGGTAACATCGGCTATGCTGCCTGCGAACTAGCGTTATCCGAAACTCCTCCCGACTGGGTAATTGCTGAAGTTAGCAGTTATCAAATTGAGTCTTCTAATTCTATTGCTCCTAGAATTGGCGTTTGGACAACTTTTACACCAGATCACCTCAGCCGCCATAAAACTTTAGAGAATTACTACGACATTAAAGCGCGTCTGTTGCGTCAGGCGCGCCAGCAAGTAATCAACGGTGACGATGCTTATTTGCGAAAGAATGCACCCGATAGCTTTCCCAATGCTTGCTGGACGAGTGTAAAAGGCAAAGCTAAACTAATTGGCGATCGCGATGGGGGAGTTTACATCGAGGATGGTTGGGTGGTGGCTGGTGACGAACAAATTGTGATGACATCAGCTTTAAGAATGGTGGGAGAACACAATCTGCAAAATCTGTTGATGGCGGTAGCAGCAGCAAGATTGGCGGGAATTGAGAAAGAGGCGATTGCGATCGCGATCGCTAATTTCCCCGGTGTTTCTCATCGTCTAGAACACATTCGCACTCTGGCGGGAGTTGACTTTATCAACGACAGCAAAGCTACCAACTACGATGCTGCACAAGTCGGGTTAGCTTCTGTCAACTATCCCGCCATCCTGATTGCTGGTGGTGAACCCAAAGCTGGAGATGATACCAGTTGGATAGAGACAATTCAAGCTAAAGCCGCCGCTGTGTTACTGATTGGTAGCGCCGCAGATACGTTTGCAAAAGCGTTGGCTAGAGTTGACTATTCCAGCTACGAAATTGTAGAAACTATGGAGAGGGCTGTAGTCAGAGGTGCGGAATTAGCCGAGCAGCATGGTGCTAAAGTTGTTTTACTTTCTCCTGCTTGTGCTAGTTTCGACCAATATCAAAACTTTGAGGAAAGAGGCGACCATTTCCGACAACTTTGTCAGCAGCTAGCTTAG
- a CDS encoding PhnE/PtxC family ABC transporter permease: protein MSQTSKSKPTSLPKRPSIFNWRTFWGLLFLASFVWSLHSAGVFEADLINEGGWNLVWRFLVAAIHPDFSREFLQLTLDATFKTLAYAVCGTFFSVLIGLAAGILSSEVWWESVLKTQKRKLITQSPWLVVRGVLAIPRAIHELIWGLFFVNIFGLDPLVAVLAIAIPFGAITAKVFSEILDETPRQPLMALLNSGVPPLNAFIYSLIPQAFLNLLSYAFYRFECSIRSAAVLGIIGAGGLGYQIFLSLQSLRYEQMWTFLIALILLTGATDFWSAMLRRRLGAPSRLDLNVLNLSGRKKPLYQNDPVVKVSFLGTVVLLIFSFWYVQADYSKLYSPRTFQLLAGVFQDAFPPDFSQLSQLFELSAKTLAMSILAMAGAGLGGILLSFPAANNFLLSGGVGEKRSPQPPLIRGAGEKNLLSGGVGEKRSPQPPLIRGAGENLKTSFLRGAVENLKPPLKRGARGDLRGNVVLFVTRFLLLVARAVPEPIWALIFLFVLFPGILPGAIALSLHNLGILGRLMAEVVENLEQRPITSLKALGATDSQVFLYGILPRTLPRFVAYILYRWEVCIRSTVIVGLVGAGGLGRLLAEQLSSFDYKGLFTTLIVFLVLTFSVDLISASVRRSLR, encoded by the coding sequence GTGTCCCAGACAAGCAAAAGCAAACCAACTAGCCTCCCCAAGCGCCCTTCCATTTTTAACTGGCGTACTTTCTGGGGATTGCTGTTTTTGGCATCCTTCGTTTGGTCGTTGCACTCAGCTGGCGTATTTGAAGCGGATTTAATTAACGAAGGAGGCTGGAACCTGGTTTGGCGCTTTCTGGTTGCTGCTATCCATCCCGACTTCAGCCGGGAATTTCTCCAGCTTACTTTAGATGCCACTTTTAAAACACTAGCTTACGCGGTTTGCGGCACCTTCTTCAGCGTACTGATCGGTTTGGCGGCTGGTATTCTTTCTTCTGAAGTTTGGTGGGAATCGGTACTCAAAACTCAAAAAAGGAAGCTAATAACTCAATCGCCTTGGCTGGTGGTAAGAGGAGTTTTGGCGATTCCAAGAGCAATTCACGAGTTAATTTGGGGATTGTTTTTCGTGAATATTTTTGGACTAGATCCCCTGGTGGCGGTGCTGGCGATCGCTATTCCTTTTGGTGCTATAACTGCCAAAGTATTCTCAGAAATTTTAGACGAAACGCCCCGTCAGCCACTAATGGCACTCCTCAATAGCGGCGTTCCACCTCTGAATGCTTTCATTTATAGCCTGATTCCCCAAGCTTTTCTAAATTTGCTTTCCTACGCTTTCTACAGGTTCGAGTGTTCGATTCGTTCCGCCGCCGTACTGGGAATTATCGGTGCTGGTGGATTGGGGTATCAAATTTTTCTCAGCCTCCAGTCTCTGCGCTACGAACAGATGTGGACGTTTTTAATTGCCTTAATTTTATTAACTGGTGCTACCGATTTCTGGAGTGCGATGCTGCGTCGCCGCTTGGGTGCGCCTTCTCGCCTAGATTTGAACGTCTTAAATCTTTCTGGGCGCAAAAAGCCTCTCTACCAAAATGACCCAGTGGTAAAGGTGTCATTTCTGGGTACTGTGGTTTTACTAATATTCTCCTTCTGGTACGTCCAAGCTGATTATTCTAAACTTTATTCGCCGCGAACCTTTCAACTTTTGGCAGGAGTGTTTCAGGATGCTTTTCCACCCGATTTCAGCCAGCTGAGTCAGCTATTCGAGCTTTCTGCTAAAACGCTGGCTATGTCTATTCTGGCAATGGCTGGGGCTGGATTAGGAGGAATTTTGCTTTCCTTCCCAGCAGCAAATAATTTCCTGTTGTCGGGGGGAGTTGGGGAAAAAAGATCCCCCCAACCCCCCTTGATAAGGGGGGCGGGAGAAAAAAATCTGTTGTCGGGAGGAGTTGGGGAAAAAAGATCCCCCCAACCCCCCTTGATAAGGGGGGCGGGAGAAAATCTAAAAACCTCCTTTTTAAGGGGGGCGGTAGAGAATCTAAAACCCCCCTTAAAAAGGGGGGCTAGGGGGGATCTCCGGGGAAATGTTGTGCTGTTTGTTACCCGGTTCCTGCTGTTAGTTGCTCGTGCTGTCCCCGAACCCATTTGGGCATTAATCTTTCTATTTGTATTATTTCCGGGGATTTTGCCCGGAGCGATCGCGCTTTCCCTGCACAACCTGGGTATACTAGGTCGTCTAATGGCGGAAGTGGTAGAAAATTTAGAACAGCGTCCAATAACCTCGCTTAAAGCATTGGGCGCTACTGATTCCCAAGTCTTCCTCTATGGCATCTTACCCCGCACCCTGCCCCGATTTGTTGCCTACATCCTCTACCGTTGGGAAGTCTGCATCCGTTCTACCGTCATTGTCGGGTTAGTAGGCGCTGGGGGATTAGGGCGTTTGCTGGCGGAACAACTGAGTAGCTTTGACTACAAAGGTCTTTTCACCACTTTAATTGTCTTTCTCGTCCTCACTTTTTCGGTAGATTTAATCAGCGCCTCAGTGCGACGGTCTTTAAGGTAA
- a CDS encoding phosphonate ABC transporter ATP-binding protein, with amino-acid sequence MNSSAPVFELKNVSKQFGRFESLADINLQIWAGDRVALVGSSGAGKSTLISLLNGTLLPSDGEVRVLGRNLAQLRPKLLRQVQRQIGTIYQQFHLVENLRVIHNVNAGHLGRWSFLKAAASLIYPMEVETAAKALAQVGIPEKLYERTDQLSGGQQQRVAIARVLVQNPTAILADEPISSLDPERSREIMDLLRQLSVETGKTLVTSVHAIEFARSHYQRIIGLRQGRILFDTQAAALSDAMIEELYKTNN; translated from the coding sequence ATGAACTCATCTGCGCCAGTATTTGAACTGAAAAACGTTTCTAAGCAATTTGGACGCTTTGAATCTCTCGCTGATATTAACTTGCAGATTTGGGCAGGCGATCGCGTCGCCCTGGTTGGTTCCAGCGGCGCGGGGAAAAGTACCCTGATTAGCTTGCTGAACGGCACGCTACTACCCAGCGACGGGGAAGTAAGGGTACTTGGTCGCAACCTCGCCCAGCTTCGCCCGAAGTTGCTGCGCCAAGTCCAGCGACAAATTGGTACGATTTACCAGCAATTTCATCTAGTAGAGAATCTGCGGGTAATTCACAACGTCAATGCTGGACATCTAGGGCGCTGGTCGTTTCTAAAAGCTGCGGCTTCGCTGATTTATCCAATGGAAGTCGAGACAGCAGCAAAAGCTTTGGCGCAAGTCGGGATTCCGGAAAAGCTTTATGAACGCACAGATCAACTTTCTGGCGGTCAACAGCAACGGGTAGCGATCGCGCGCGTCCTCGTGCAAAATCCTACCGCTATTCTTGCCGACGAACCAATTTCCAGCCTCGACCCCGAACGCAGCCGCGAGATTATGGACTTATTGCGCCAGTTGAGTGTAGAAACGGGGAAAACTTTAGTTACCAGTGTCCACGCGATAGAATTTGCCCGGAGTCATTACCAGCGAATTATCGGTTTGCGACAGGGACGTATTTTATTTGATACACAAGCAGCAGCACTGTCCGACGCAATGATTGAGGAATTGTACAAAACCAACAACTAA